Genomic segment of Acidobacteriota bacterium:
ACACACCGCTATGTTATTGTCAATTTCGTGCGACATGAACCCTCACCTTTTCACCTCGGTTTTTCAAAGAGGAGAAGCTGGGAAACATCCTCCTGGGGGAAATCTACGGGATACTTGCAAGTATAGCAGGCTGTGCAGAATTCGTTTTTCCCATTCTCCACGGCGCGGAACATTCCATCGAGGCTGAGATAACCGAGAGAATCGGCACGCACGTACCTGCAAATCTCAGGGATCGTATGCGAGGAAGCGATGAGTTCAGATCTTAAAGGAGTGTCGATACCATAATAGCAAGGTGATTTAGTCGGAGCGCAGGAGATTCTCAGATGGACCTCTTTGGCTCCCGCCTCCCTCACCATTGAGACGATCTTCCTGCTGGTTGTCCCCCGGACTATGGAATCATCGATCAGGATGACTCTCTTCCCCTTAAGAAGCTCCCGGACGGGGTTGAGCTTCACCTTGACCCCGAAGTGCCGGATCGCCTGCTTGGGTTCGATGAATGTCCTCCCCACGTAATGGTTCCTGATGAGGGCGAATTCCATGGGGATCCCGGAATGCTCTGAGAATCCGCTGGCCGCGCAAACGCCCGAATCTGGAACCGGAACGATAAGGTCCGCATCAACCTCGGTCTCTCTCGCCATTTCGACACCCAGCCTCTTTCTCACTATGTTGACCGTCCTCCCGAATAGAAAGCTGTCCGGCCTGGCGAAATAGATGTACTCGAAGATGCACTGGGTCGCCTCCAGACGATGAGGCAGCCTGTACGATTTCATTCCATTGCTGTTAAAAACGACGATTTCCCCGGGTTCAATATCTCTCTGGAACTGCGCGCCGATCAGGTCGAATGCGCAGCTCTCGGAGGCGACAACGTAAGAGCCATCGAGCTTTCCGATCGATAGAGGCCTGAAACCCCTTGGATCCCTGACGGCTATCATCTTATCTTTCGTGAGGAAGGCAAGGGAAAAGGCTCCAGTCAACTGGTTCAGGGCATCAACGATGGCATCCACCAGATCTTTTTCTTTGGATCTGGCTATAAGATGAAGGATAACCTCGGTATCGGATGTCGATTGGAAAATTGAGCCGTCCCGTTCCAACTCGCTCTTTATGACTCCACCGTTGACCAGGTTTCCGTTATGGCTGAGGGCGATTTCTCCCTTATTACAACTTATCTTTATAGGCTGGGCATTGGTTATCTTGCTTTCACCTGCGGTTGAGTACCTGACATGGCCGATTGCTGCCTCGCCTCGCAACCTTTTGAGGTTGGCCTTCTGGAAGACCTCCGCCACGTATCCCATGCCGACTTCGCGGTGCAGTTTGAGGGCATCCGATGAGACGATGCCGGCAGATTCTTGCCCCCGGTGCTGGAGACCATAGAGCCCCAGGTAGGTTATGTTGGCGGCCTCCCTGTGCCCGAAAATCCCGAAAACTCCGCACTCTTCCTTGAATTTGTCCCGGGATAAGTCAGATAAGTAATCGAACTGCATATCTTAAATTCAGAAAGGCGGCCGGAAGAGCCGCCTTGTATAAAATATGATACTAAACGGGCATTCTTTCGGCAATCTTTTTCGCCAGGGCATTCTTCCAGAGGTCATACAGCAATTTCGATTTGATGTCTATCAGCTTCTCTCCATCGGAGTAAATAGTGAAGTCCTCTCCCCCGACCTTCCCAATGATCCAGTATGGAATCTCCACCTTTGCCGCTATTCCTTCAAAGGTACGCAGATTTCTCTCTGGCAGGGAAACGATGATCCGCGACTGTGTTTCTCCAAAGAGGAGAGAATCGGGTCTGATGGCAGAGGAATCCGTTGCGGCGGTTGAAGACAGGTTAACTTCAGCGCCGAAGACCATTTCATCTGAGAAACAGCACTCGGCAAGCGCAACGGCAAAGCCGCCGTCGGAGCAATCGTGAGCAGAATTAAGGATTCCCATCGAGGCTGCCTGCCTCACGCAATCTTGAACTCTCTTTTCAAACACAATATCGAGCGAGGGAACTGGTCCTGCCTGAATGTTGTGGATTAGCCGAAGATACTCGCTTCCACCGAATTCATCCCTGTTATAACCAAGGAGCATGATGAGATCTCCTTCCCTCTTGAACCACTGGGTCAGGTGCAGCCTCACTTCATCCAAGAGGCCTGCCATCCCAATTGTCGGCGTCGGGAAGATAGCTTTCCCCTCCGTCTCGTTGTAGAAGCTGACGTTCCCGCTGATCACTGGAATATCAAGGAACCTGCAGGCATCGGCAATCCCGATCACAGCTTCCGAGAACTGCCACATGATCTCCGGTTTTTCCGGGTTTCCGAAGTTCAGACAGTCGGTGATCCCGAGGGGGCGCGAGCCAGCACAGGAAAGGTTTCTAGCCGCTTCGGCAACGGCAAGTTTCGCCCCTTCGTAAGGGTTCAGATAGCAGTACAGGGGATTGCAATCGGTCGTAATGGTTATCCCCAGCTTCGTCCCCTTCACTCTGATGACTGCGGCATCGGAACCAGGAGTGACGACCGTATTCGTTCGGACCGAATAGTCATACTGATGATAGGCCCATTCTTTCGATGCTATGTTCGGTGATGAGATGATCTCCCTCATCGTCTCATTAAGATCATCCGGTACAGGAATCTTTGAAAGATTGAATTTTTTCACTTCCACCAGGTATGCCGGCTTTTTCATCGGCCTGTTGTACACAGGGGATTCTTCAGCCAGCGGCTTCGCGGGAAGAGAGACTACTCTTTTCCCCTCATGCAT
This window contains:
- the purF gene encoding amidophosphoribosyltransferase; amino-acid sequence: MQFDYLSDLSRDKFKEECGVFGIFGHREAANITYLGLYGLQHRGQESAGIVSSDALKLHREVGMGYVAEVFQKANLKRLRGEAAIGHVRYSTAGESKITNAQPIKISCNKGEIALSHNGNLVNGGVIKSELERDGSIFQSTSDTEVILHLIARSKEKDLVDAIVDALNQLTGAFSLAFLTKDKMIAVRDPRGFRPLSIGKLDGSYVVASESCAFDLIGAQFQRDIEPGEIVVFNSNGMKSYRLPHRLEATQCIFEYIYFARPDSFLFGRTVNIVRKRLGVEMARETEVDADLIVPVPDSGVCAASGFSEHSGIPMEFALIRNHYVGRTFIEPKQAIRHFGVKVKLNPVRELLKGKRVILIDDSIVRGTTSRKIVSMVREAGAKEVHLRISCAPTKSPCYYGIDTPLRSELIASSHTIPEICRYVRADSLGYLSLDGMFRAVENGKNEFCTACYTCKYPVDFPQEDVSQLLLFEKPR
- the purL gene encoding phosphoribosylformylglycinamidine synthase subunit PurL, which translates into the protein MKEEPEVTKTLSDQHGITDQEYVKMLEICGRNPSYTELGIFCVMWSEHCSYKSSRVHLKKFPTKAPHVLQGPGENAGIVDIGEGLTAVFKMESHNHPSFIEPYQGAATGVGGILRDIFTMGARPIASMNSLRFGSFSHPRTRYLLSGVIAGIGGYGNCIGVPTVGGEISFNDCYNGNILVNVFNLGIARKDRIFFGRASGAGNPVIYVGSKTGRDGIHGASLLASAEFGEEAEKKRPTVQVGDPFTEKLLLEACLELMKTDCIVGIQDMGAAGLTCSTFEMASRGRSGILIDLDKVPRREEGMIPYEIMLSESQERMLLVARKGKEDNVLEIFRKWDLDAEIVGEVTSDGMVTVMHEGKRVVSLPAKPLAEESPVYNRPMKKPAYLVEVKKFNLSKIPVPDDLNETMREIISSPNIASKEWAYHQYDYSVRTNTVVTPGSDAAVIRVKGTKLGITITTDCNPLYCYLNPYEGAKLAVAEAARNLSCAGSRPLGITDCLNFGNPEKPEIMWQFSEAVIGIADACRFLDIPVISGNVSFYNETEGKAIFPTPTIGMAGLLDEVRLHLTQWFKREGDLIMLLGYNRDEFGGSEYLRLIHNIQAGPVPSLDIVFEKRVQDCVRQAASMGILNSAHDCSDGGFAVALAECCFSDEMVFGAEVNLSSTAATDSSAIRPDSLLFGETQSRIIVSLPERNLRTFEGIAAKVEIPYWIIGKVGGEDFTIYSDGEKLIDIKSKLLYDLWKNALAKKIAERMPV